The sequence NNNNNNNNNNNNNNNNNNNNNNNNNNNNNNNNNNNNNNNNNNNNNNNNNNNNNNNNNNNNNNNNNNNNNNNNNNNNNNNNNNNNNNNNNNNNNNNNNNNNNNNNNNNNNNNNNNNNNNNNNNNNNNNNNNNNNNNNNNNNNNNNNNNNNNNNNNNNNNNNNNNNNNNNNNNNNNNNNNNNNNNNNNNNNNNNNNNNNNNNNNNNNNNNNNNNNNNNNNNNNNNNNNNNNNNNNNNNNNNNNNNNNNNNNNNNNNNNNNNNNNNNNNNNNNNNNNNNNNNNNNNNNNNNNNNNNNNNNNNNNNNNNNNNNNNNNNNNNNNNNNNNNNNNNNNNNNNNNNNNNNNNNNNNNNNNNNNNNNNNNNNNNNNNNNNNNNNNNNNNNNNNNNNNNNNNNNNNNNNNNNNNNNNNNNNNNNNNNNatattattgaaagataaaattaaattaaaatttatttttatgtatcgtttttgttcctaacgttttcgttctatttaagtccctagcatttcaaaatcgtctcaattttgtctcgccgttaattctgttaacggattcctaacggcaggacaacattgagtcaattgtGAAACGTTTGAGTCAATTgtgaaacgttagagacttaaataggacgattgaaacaggacaactttgaaacttaccccaaatgttggggacaaaaacgatactttactcttgtttttattttcaataatttctatttttcagattttgtaagaaaaaaaaagagagtaaaaacaataaaatcctattttttattttcccctcctgatttctcttttttcttcataAAATTCTGAAAACATCTTTTTTCTTCATAAAATTCTGAAAACAGAGAACActaaaaattaaaacagaaaacaaaaacacaAATACGCACCCTAAATTTTCCAGTTTTTAAAGAATTTCTCCCGCATACGTATCGAGAGCCAAAAGCTATGCTTTATTGAGGGGATTTTgttttttcctttaatttcctACTCTTGCAAGAAAATCCTCTTGCTAAATTTCCGCTACACAACAGCGCCGATGATGTCACTTGATCTATGTTGATAAGTCTTTGTTGTTCTTGTTGCTGCAGCCACGCTTCCTTAACAGATGTCCTAACCAAACCCCTCCCAAAACATAGTCTAGCCAATATTCGAACATCAGGATTTATAACATGGCCGCACGATTTAATTTAGTTAACACCATGTCAACCAATAAGATAGTATGACACTACATAAGTTGGCTAGACCAGAATCTAGACGCAAGATTGTTGCACAAATTTATAAAACAAACAAGTAACCGCAACAGGCAACAAGAAAGATAAAACAACCGATTCTAAAATGCTGATCCTGGCAAAGTTGGCAGTGTCTCAAAGAAACACACCTTAGGCAGTTAGCTAACTTAGACATCAGGCTCATCCAGCTCGTCTTGTGTTTTCTTCCTGTACTTGCGGTTCAACCTTCTCTTCTTAACATCTTCAATGGCTTCTCCTGGCATATCCTCCTCCATTGCACAAACATCAGTATTTTCATTCTCACCAGCTGCTATACTAACACTGAAAGCTCTTCTATTCTCCTTCCCAACATCCCCTTTTTGCTTTGAAACATTCTCATGCTCTACCATTGCAACATCACCGGATTTCTTCCTTGATATGAATGTAACCGATGGAAGATCATCCTCGGCATCCTCTGCCTGTGATCCGGTTCCAGCAGCAGCATTTGATGCCTTTAACTGCGAAAGGAAACTCATATAGGCTGCCTTATTCGATCTATCATCAATGTCATCGTTGGAATCATCGAAAGTATATCGCGTGTATCTCGATGGATTTCGAATGTAATCTGGAACAGCTGAAGCAAATTCTTGTGCCTTTGATGGCTGCTCGAAaactgcttcttcttcaatcGAAGAAGTCTTCATTCGAACATCCCTCGTTCCGTGATATTCATCGTCCTCATCATCTCTAACATCGCAATCAGGATCAAACCGAACACGTTTCTGGGACTTCTGTTCTGGAGGCTTATCCTTACTCTTCAAAATGGGCTTGAGATTCATACTATTGCCACCACCGTCGCCACCGCCGGTGCCAGCCTCGGGTGCTGATTTATCAGAGACGTGCAAAGCATCAATTTTTTTAGCTGCTTCATCATCCTGCTTCAGCCTCATCTTTGCAGTAGTGTTTTAATTAGAGTTCTGCATCTTCTTCAGTTTGTTCCTATCCTATCCCAACTACGTCGTTTCGTGTTTGGCCGTAATCCTTAAATTGATTGCATTTCTTTGTGTATGTTGGTGGTGAGGAGCTCTAACTGCATCAATATTGGCTGCTAATGGAGCATCAACAACGTCAAGAAGAAGCTTCAGCGCAATCTCAACACCATCATCAGCTATATCCTTCATATAAACTCGATCCCCTTGGTTCTCTTTCCCAATTGCTTGTTTATCATATTTATCTTCCTCTTCCTGCACAAACCAATTGATTCGAGGTTTTCAATCAGAAATATTATCTAAATTAAATATCTTAAATATTTAACCAGCAAAAATGGCACAAACCCTAGTTGATTCAAATGCAGCTATATTTTCagcattcaaatttcaaatcgtGTAGGTTCCAATTGTAATTTCAAATATTCAGTGAAAATTgatcaaaatataaaataagagatAAGGGATTAGTAGTACCTCGTGATCAAGGGTGCAATCGAGGCCAATACCAGACCTAATTTGCCACTGTTCATCGTCGTAATCGTCGGGTTTGAGCTGAGTACGACGAAACCCCGCGTCACCATCTTCGTTATCGTTGTCTTCGTCGTTGAGATCATCGAAGTCATTCTCTAGCTGAAGCCGGAAGCTGgaagaaaaagaggaggaggTTGTGGCGGTGGACCATGCGGAGGGTTTAGGGTCGGGTTTAGGTTCGGATTGGTTGGATGGTCTGGAGTTGATTTCGTCGTCGGTGAGGGACCAGAGAGAGGAGATAGAAGAAGGGGAGGTtgaagaaagaggaagagaacCGAAGGCTTTGTCAACGCGGACTCTGAAACTGTCTTCCATTGCTATCGATGCCTAAGCTAATGCTTCGTTCAGGTTTAGTTTCGATGGTGATGTGGCTTGTGTTGTGAATTTGCGGCGAAAGGGATTTGTATTGGGTAAGGCCCAATGTTAGTTAGTCTAACTAGCCCATGCAAGTTGCCACCGACCAAGTTCCAAAGAACTATTCGCTAAGACACAGGATTGGTTGGTCTTCTATCAAAACGTAGGTTATGTGTAGTAAAATACCAAAAACATAGCGGAATGGAATGAAGGGAATAGAATGAAGGAATGAAAGAGGAGTTTTCGCAGAGAAAGGTTTAGCTTTTTTGTTCTGTTTTCTTGCACAAATTATACCACTTGTTTGTTAAGACCTCCATCATGAGAGGGGACTAAGTCCGTGGAGGACACTCTAGAGTTCATGAACtttaataaaattgaaaaagaatagaaaaagaaaagaaaagatgaaaaaaatttattgataGTTGATTGATTAAATTATGAgagtaaaattaaatatatatacattacttacgaaagataaaattaaaaataagataagataaaataagaacataacataaagataagataagataagataaaactaaaattgtaacttaatttatgtattttgttGGGCCGAATTTGTAGGCCGTGAGACTTTTTTATTGTTGTCATCGACTAAGGTGGAAGAATGATTTAATAAACTTTCTAGTTCATGTAAAGAGGATCATGTAATACGTAatgcaaagaaagtaaacaagggaggaggaggaataAAGTTCAGTGAAGAGGTCTCTCTTATTCCCAGAAACGAAGATTAGATGTTGGAAGATAAGGAAGAAGCATAGAGAGAAGATCCACAAAGAAGATTTTTTAGTGAAGCTATAAAAGGAGGGAAGAAGCCCATCATAGCAAACAAATATGATAGTTTTTCATCATCGTCATTGGAAGGGGATGATGAAAAGATGGAGGgtatagaaaaagaaaacactcgaggtaagaaagaagagaaaaaacaaaaaccaGGAATAAGAGTAGAGAAAATTAATGGCAATTTTAACTTTCTGATCAACGAGGCTGCAATAAAAGACATTTTTGGTGGGATACCCTCATTGTCAAGCTAATAGGGAGAAAGATTTTATTGGCAGCACTAACTAGAAAGTTGGAGGCGGGAAAAGCAAGGAAGCATTGAGGTGATTGACCTAGCTAGGTCATGATTTTTTCGTTGTCAAATTTTTCTCTCAAAAAGATTTAGACTTTATTGTAACGGAAGGTCCTTAGAAGATCTTCGATCACTACCTTACTCTAAGGTTTTGGAAACCTGATTTTAATCCTATGAAGGCTACCATAGATACAGTGGCAGTGTGGGTGAGACTTCCTGGACTAGCTATTGAATACTATGAGCAAGAGATGTTGGAGAGAATTGACAACATAGTAGGTAGAACTCTGAGGGTGAATTCTAATACGATAGATAAGTGCAAAGGCAAGTTTGCAAGGCTTTGTGTAGAACTTGACCTCACTGAGTCTCTAGTATCTCAATACTCCATTAGTGGATTTAGATACAAGGCAGAATATGAAGGGAGCTATAATATATGCTTCTCATGTGCCATTGTGGGACATGAGAAAGCTAACTGCCCTAAAAATAAAAACTCAATACAATCTACCCGATCTACTACAGTTACAGCAATCGAGGGAGGAAAAAAACCAACAGAGAAAGACAGTGCAGGGAGGAGAATAGTCAGGGATAATGAATGAAATCCAACTCAAGGAAAGGATAAAAAAGTAATAGAAGGAGAGATGGACCCATATGGTCCTTGGATGGTGGTGCAGCGACCAATACATAATAAGACAGCAAAAAAGATTTGAGGTTGGTACAAGTAATGGGATGAATAGTGATgagggaaagaaaaaaaaagcaaaaagtgGCAGGTGCTAGATTTGTAATATTAGAGGAAGATGTTCCAATTGTTTTTTCACCTAATAATGTGAATGCAGAGAATGTCCTCCCAAAAAAATACAATAGAAAGATCTCAACCATTTTTCACCTCTAAAAATACACCAAGTGAGATTGCCCAGCCAAATAAAGAAAACAATGGCCCAATTAAAAACCTAATTACAACAATCCAATCAAAAAAGACCACCAACAAAGTTAATAGCCAGAGAACCTATATGACCAAACCAGTAAATGACAATACCATATAAATACAACCCAGTCCAATAACCAAAGATACTAATAATGAACCTATAAGACAACCACAACTCAAGAATCCTAATAACAAACATCCTAAAACACAATAGCTGAACGACCCACAAGATTTACCTGACTATATCATGATCTCACCTGATCAATCCTATGAAGGAACTGTCATCCCAGAAACAGTGAAAATGGAAGAGGAGATTGAAGAAATACCTGAACCCAAGCCTCCGAATCTATATTCTATAGACATTGCCATCATGATCAGAGCAACCATATTCTATGAAAGGAAACTTAATCATAGTGGCATCGAAGGAAGTGATCTCAATATGAAAGATGGTGATTCAAGAGAGGAAGAAAATggtgaagaaaaaaataataagataaaaatgAATGGAGGGGTAGATGCCAAATATACAAAGGATGAGATATTTTTGGAGCATTGAGGTATATTCTAACTCTCCTTAGTCTTTACTATTATTTTTAGTTGGAATTATAGGAGTGTTGCGAGCCAAGCTTTTAATCGCATACTCAAAGAGTATATGAGAATTTATAATCCGGATGTTGTTATTCTAATTGAAACTAGATGTAGTGAAGATCAGGCCATGAGAGTTATAAGAAGGAATGTGTTTGATTTTAGTCATGTGGAAGAAGCGGAAGGCTTTAGTGGAGGTATATGGGTGTTATGAAAAGATCCTAGTATCTCTATTATAGTGAAAAGGTCACAAAAATAGTTTGTGCACATAAAAATATCAAAAGATAATAATAAGAACTAGATGATTACAGCAGTGTATGCTAGCCCTAATGAGAGAGTTAGAAAGGATGCATAGAGGGACCTAAAATCTATAGCTGCCAGCATGATGGAAGAATGGTTAATTATGGGAGACTTTAATGAAATAGCCTGCCCGTTAGAAAGGAAATGAAGAGGAAGATGTGATGTTAGTGCTTGCAAAAGATTCAAAAGATGGATAAATGAGTGCTACCTTGTTGATTTGGATTTTGTTGGCTCTAAGTACACGTGGAGAGGGCCACAATGGGAGGGTCTTGAGAGAGTTTACAAGCGACTAGATAAAGCTCTATCTAATGCTAGTTGGAGAACTCGGTTTGAAGAAGCTAAATTTGAGGTACTCATGAGAACAAACTCAGACCATTACTCCTTGTTAATTACTATAGAACCACCTTCGCCAAAGAATAAAAATAGGTTGTTCCACTATGAAACTATGCGGAATCTCCAACCGGATTTTGAGGAAGTCATCAAAGAGAGTTGGAACTCTGGTGCGCCTTTTATACCTACCCTTGCTAACATGACATAACGACTAAAATAGTGGAATGTAGAGATTTTTGGCTATGTTGTCAGGGAGAAAAGGAGCCTGATGAACAGAATTTGTGGTATACAGAGTGCTCGAGACTATGCTAGTAACACTTTTCTACAGAAGTTAAAGAAGCAACTTACAAAAAAAATGGAAATTATTTTGAATAGAGAAGAGATCATGTGGTTGTAAAAATCGAGGGAGAGATGGGTGGTTGAAGGGGATAGAAATACACACTACTATCATATCAGAACCATTATTAGGAGAAAGAGAAATAAAGTCCTAAAGCTAAAGAACTCAGACAAAAAGTGGATCAAAGGAGCTAAGACTTTAGAAAAAATGGCAGTTGACTACATTAAATGGCAGTATAAGGAAGAGAATATAATAGAACAGAACCTCAATATGACTAAGAGCTATCCACCGTTGGAGTAGAAAAGTAGTTTTATCTAAAAATAACCCCAACTGGGGAGAAAATAAGAAGAGCCATCATTAACATTGGCTCTCTAAAAGTGCTAGGTTTGGATGGTTACCCTACCATATTCTATATAGAGAACAAGGGGTTGATCAAGAGTAGTATGGTGGAACATGTTAGGTTGATATGGGAGGAACCAGAAAATATAAAGGAGCAAAATTGCATGCTGATATCCCTTATACCAAAGATCTGTACACATGAGTTTATGTCTCAATTTCGGCCTAATCTCTTTGTAATGTCATTTACAAGTGTCTCTCCAAGATTGTAGTTGAAAGACTAAAACCTACCCTAAAGGACCGAATTGCTCCACATCAATCCAGTTTTGTCCCTGACCAAAAATACAAGACAACATAATGATAGATTAACCCTATGAAAGGGATAAGATAAAGAGACCCAATCTCCCCTTATATCTTCATGATAGTATGGACAAACTCTCACAATTAATTGAAGAAAGGGTGAAAACTAATAAGTGGAGACTTATGAAAGTTGGTAGGAGGAGGCCTATGATATCACACCTTTTTGTAGATGATTTATTAGTGTTTGCAGAGGCTAAAGAGGAGAAGATCAAAATAGTGATGGAGGTAATGACTGGATTTTGTTCTGTTTCTGAGTTGAAAGTCAACAGTGCTAAAACTACAATGGTTTTCTCCAAAAATATTAATTTGATGGATAGGAAGACCATTTCTAAAATCAGCCAATTCAAGAAAAATAAGGTTGTGTTTGGTTGCTGTCTCAACTTAATAGAAACATGTATATAATATACAAGAGTACATAAAATACATTGacattttatattttgtttggtaAGTTAGACAAAACAGAACACACAATTTATAATTATAGTAAAATATCAACTTTATCCTCATTATTTCAACAACACCATCATTTTTACTTTTCTCAGTCTTCTTttagaattataaaaaaaaaatcatcaacatcttcaaactaaatctaaaagtGACAAAATCTAAATCCAAACTAAATTTAACATGTaaagttaacaaaaaaaattcaatctcATCCCAAATGAAAAATAGTAGAAAGGCAAAGGAAACGAGAAATCACGGGCTTACCATCACACTTTCCAATCTCCATGCATCAATTTTTATTTCACTCCAGAAgcatcaatttttatttttacacaatctaaatcaaattcaatcttatctcaaatgaaaaaaaatacaaagattcaattttttaataaaaaataaaaaaataaacagatGTAAAGTGAATCAAGCAACGGAGATAACATTGGAGGAAAAGCGAAGGATTAAAAGAAGGAGACAACGAAGACACATAGAAGAGAGGGGAGGTAGAACCATAGATCTGTGGTAGTTTCTTGGCGCTGAATTAATGGTTATTCCCATCGTTGCCAAGATCTTGAAGAGGAACGAGAAGAAGAACAAGGCACAGAGAAGTTATACAAACTCTGGAGAAGACGAGTTGGAAGCGAGCATTGTCGAAGCCTGAAGGTAGCAACAGTAGAAGTCAGAGAAAGGCTGCTTGCCAGCGAGAAAGATAAAGAAAGAGTTGATAGAAAAAGACTGAGGGAGAAAACGGTATAAAAATCAGTGCCTCAAATTTTTATTTATGtctcaatattttttaaaaacacGAAATACATGTTATTTATGgagtaaatagtcaaattggTCCGCGAAAGATAGCCCATTCTTCAAACGAGTCCCCgtaagaaaaagataataaaatttgtccccgaaaaatttaaaattggtaaagttagtccttccgtcagttgaatgatgacgtgtcacgttaagtgccacgtggcatatgATGATGTGGAgggctaatgccacgtgtcacaatatgattggttgacatgtcagatcggtgacacgtggcatgccacgtgtcaggcacttgacatgtaaaaaagttatttataatcaaaatagttcttgaaagttcagacgtaagtcattttcatccctaaaattttaaaaattaatcaaattagtccttatatacttttttttattttttcttgataatattaaatttaaaatattttttgatactactaatgtaattaacaataaaaaaattagtaattgtatcttttcttcttaaaaatttgttcaataaaattatctctctcctctaattcttgtcaaaatctctcttattcttttctattctaaaacatttttcttacattattacattttgctggaatatatatatatactcaaaattgaaatgtatgtatttgTTACCCTAAAtaaagttatatgctcaaaataaaaatttatgtatgttaacctaaacaaatttaataaaaatttatacatcttttttttttcattacggTATTACTTTCAtttaggttaacatacataaattttgattttgagcatataactttgtttaggttaacaaatacctacatttcaattttgagtatatatatatatatattccagca is a genomic window of Arachis ipaensis cultivar K30076 chromosome B06, Araip1.1, whole genome shotgun sequence containing:
- the LOC107604873 gene encoding LOW QUALITY PROTEIN: uncharacterized protein LOC107604873 (The sequence of the model RefSeq protein was modified relative to this genomic sequence to represent the inferred CDS: inserted 1 base in 1 codon), which encodes MEDSFRVRVDKAFGSLPLSSTSPSSISSLWSLTDDEINSRPSNQSEPKPDPKPSAWSTATTSSSFSSSFRLQLENDFDDLNDEDNDNEDGDAGFRRTQLKPDDYDDEQWQIRSGIGLDCTLDHEEEEDKYDKQAIGKENQGDRVYMKDIADDGVEIALKLLLDVVDAPLAANIDAVRAPHHQHTQRNMRLKQDDEAAKKIDALHVSDKSAPEAGTGGGDGGGNSMNLKPILKSKDKPPEQKSQKRVRFDPDCDVRDDEDDEYHGTRDVRMKTSSIEEEAVFEQPSKAQEFASAVPDYIRNPSRYTRYTFDDSNDDIDDRSNKAAYMSFLSQLKASNAAAGTGSQAEDAEDDLPSVTFISRKKSGDVAMVEHENVSKQKGDVGKENRRAFSVSIAAGENENTDVCAMEEDMPGEAIEDVKKXKVEPQVQEENTRRAG